The Nycticebus coucang isolate mNycCou1 chromosome 2, mNycCou1.pri, whole genome shotgun sequence genome includes a window with the following:
- the LOC128575330 gene encoding nuclear envelope pore membrane protein POM 121C-like, with protein sequence MGSTSTTRVFPCGGTSQGVLQWLPQQEDPVWHFRWVGSPGTVRIPLPDRKWTRSAGPEQVISSALSSPSRFIPDPSANETVPSALKDRMKKTMRGEDQIFADGQENKRSCHDRSGTGHSALEPLVAKGIPAHIQVPLVPKPESLKKGPDSQSSEDPLHKRSCTSSASSLASTYTCGVPVPRSNAITSSYSST encoded by the coding sequence ATGGGATCCACTTCGACAACCCGGGTATTTCCGTGTGGGGGTACTTCCCAGGGTGTGCTGCAATGGCTGCCCCAACAAGAAGACCCTGTTTGGCATTTCAGGTGGGTGGGCAGCCCGGGGACTGTGAGGATCCCCCTTCCTGACAGAAAATGGACTCGTTCTGCAGGACCAGAGCAGGTGATCAGCTCAGCACTGTCCTCACCATCACGTTTTATCCCTGACCCAAGTGCAAATGAGACTGTCCCGAGTGCCCTCAAAGACAGGATGAAAAAGACAATGAGGGGAGAAgaccaaatatttgctgatggccaggaaaataaaagaagttgcCATGACAGAAGTGGGACTGGACATTCAGCCCTTGAGCCCCTGGTGGCCAAAGGAATCCCGGCACATATACAGGTGCCTTTGGTACCTAAGCCTGAGTCTCTGAAGAAAGGTCCTGattcccagagctcagaggacccCTTGCATAAGAGATCATGCACATCTTCTGCGAGCTCCTTGGCCAGCACGTACACATGTGGCGTCCCCGTCCCCAGAAGCAATGCCATTACCAGTTCCTACAGCTCTACCTGA